In one Pangasianodon hypophthalmus isolate fPanHyp1 chromosome 22, fPanHyp1.pri, whole genome shotgun sequence genomic region, the following are encoded:
- the LOC113532914 gene encoding zinc fingers and homeoboxes protein 1 — MSSRRKSTTPCMVLPSDVVEQDLDMETLAGEEGVENTAEGPTEGIVVPLDSEGEHEDSLSHAAGKRPSQTAVEQSVTDLTAEGNVQAETEDSEDPSVTGISLSKTPIMKKKPEPKRIAVSLKGAEEGDSLIESEGDPESMEASSITADMTNPILGDSTKPGMFVGIPNPSPAEQKKPVVNPATVLPAGLAQVLSALQAQQSAQAQLLIPVSSIPTYNAAMDTNALLVNTYKKFPYPSVSEIMGLATQTKFSEEQIKIWFSAQRLKHGVSWTPEEVEEARRKQFNGTVHTVPQTITVIPAHHLSATNGLQSILQTCQIVGQPGLVLTQVGTANSLPGTTPITLTVAGMPSQSQASKITTSQTTSAVSETKRATTVQPPSLTPQESSALNADHFGLRPKKSKEQLAELKASYMKNHFASDAEIARLMKLTNLTKGEIKKWFSDTRYNQRNSKNNHFSVPHDSSRANNSSATIVIDSSDETPQSPTPSPVKEKETRKTWNPFPDFTLQKFKEKTPEQLVILEESYQKCDTPTDEELSRLRAETKLTRREIDAWFTEKRKTPVTESSEQKTDEMDGKPSQSKGNQSPPGGKKLPKEKITKKTPEQLHVLKSAFVRTQWPSAEEYDQLAEESGLPRSYIVNWFGDTRYAWKNGNLKWYFYYQSGNLEGLNGNKGRKRRIRNRGWGRSRSRRARKSTGSEKSPPMKFKTGKEFLKEYYLKHKFLNEQDLDELVAKSNMSYEQVREWFAEVGRKVDMGADPFEDNTGNEQEEEESEGENEMTVEEQGPSAAGDDDCDDDDEDDEDTDDSDSWEPPQSVRKTLSGSEEH, encoded by the exons ATGTCGAGCCGAAGGAAGTCCACCACCCCCTGCATGGTGCTTCCATCAGATGTAGTGGAGCAGGATCTGGATATGGAGACCCTTGCAGGGGAAGAAGGAGTCGAAAACACTGCTGAAGGCCCTACAGAAGGCATAGTGGTTCCTTTggacagtgaaggag AGCATGAAGACAGTTTAAGCCATGCTGCAGGAAAACGCCCAAGTCAAACTGCTGTAGAGCAGTCAGTCACAGATCTGACTGCTGAAGGAAATGTTCAGGCTGAGACAGAGGACAGCGAAGACCCTTCCGTCACTGGGATTTCTCTCAGCAAAACTCCTATCATGAAAAAGAAGCCTGAACCCAAAAGAATAGCCGTGTCTCTCAAAGGGGCAGAAGAGGGCGATTCATTAATTGAAAGCGAAGGGGATCCAGAGTCAATGGAAGCATCCTCCATTACAGCAGACATGACAAACCCAATTCTTGGTGATTCCACGAAACCTGGCATGTTTGTTGGCATTCCCAATCCATCTCCTGCAGAGCAAAAGAAGCCAGTTGTGAACCCTGCTACAGTCCTTCCTGCTGGCCTTGCCCAGGTCCTGTCAGCCTTGCAGGCCCAGCAGAGTGCTCAGGCTCAGCTCCTGATTCCAGTGAGCAGCATTCCGACCTACAATGCGGCCATGGACACGAATGCACTGCTGGTGAACACGTACAAGAAGTTCCCTTACCCATCTGTGTCTGAGATTATGGGCCTGGCAACCCAGACCAAGTTCTCAGAGGAGCAAATAAAGATCTGGTTCTCTGCTCAGCGTTTGAAGCACGGTGTGAGCTGGACGCCAGAGGAAGTTGAAGAGGCTCGAAGGAAACAATTTAATGGCACGGTCCACACGGTGCCCCAGACCATTACAGTCATTCCAGCTCACCATCTCTCTGCCACTAATGGTCTCCAGTCGATCCTTCAGACTTGCCAAATCGTGGGCCAGCCAGGCCTGGTTCTGACGCAGGTTGGCACTGCAAACAGCTTGCCAGGCACCACCCCTATCACACTGACTGTTGCAGGAATGCCAAGTCAGAGCCAGGCATCTAAGATCACGACTAGTCAGACCACCTCTGCCGTTAGTGAAACAAAAAGAGCCACAACGGTCCAGCCACCATCGCTGACTCCTCAGGAGAGCTCTGCCCTCAACGCTGATCACTTTGGCCTGCGCCCAAAGAAGTCAAAGGAGCAGCTGGCTGAGCTGAAAGCCAGCTACATGAAAAACCACTTTGCCAGTGATGCCGAAATCGCCAGGCTGATGAAGCTGACCAACCTCACCAAAGGCGAGATCAAGAAGTGGTTCAGCGATACCCGCTATAATCAACGCAATTCCAAAAACAACCACTTCAGCGTACCCCATGACAGCTCCAGGGCCAACAACAGTAGTGCCACCATTGTTATTGACTCTAGTGATGAGACCCCTCAATCCCCTACACCATCACCTGTCAAAGAGAAGGAGACCCGCAAGACCTGGAACCCATTTCCAGACTTCACTCTGCAGAAGTTTAAGGAGAAGACTCCAGAGCAGTTGGTGATTCTAGAGGAGAGCTATCAAAAATGTGACACCCCCACGGATGAAGAACTGAGTCGCCTGAGGGCCGAAACAAAGCTCACCAGGCGGGAGATTGATGCTTGGTTCACAGAGAAGAGGAAAACTCCTGTCACCGAGTCATCTGAACAAAAGACAGATGAGATGGATGGTAAGCCCTCTCAGAGTAAAGGTAACCAGAGTCCACCTGGAGGAAAAAAGTTGCCCAAGGAAAAGATCACGAAGAAAACTCCGGAACAGCTTCATGTCCTCAAGAGTGCCTTTGTACGCACTCAGTGGCCATCTGCCGAAGAATATGACCAGCTAGCCGAGGAAAGTGGGCTTCCCCGGTCTTACATTGTCAACTGGTTTGGGGATACCAGATATGCCTGGAAGAACGGCAATCTTAAGTGGTACTTCTATTATCAGAGTGGCAACTTAGAGGGTCTGAATGGCAACAAGGGCAGGAAAAGGAGGATTCGAAACCGTGGCTGGGGGAGGTCCCGCAGCAGGAGAGCCAGAAAATCAACAGGTTCAGAGAAGTCCCCACCAATGAAGTTCAAGACAGGGAAAGAGTTTCTTAAGGAATACTACTTGAAGCACAAGTTTTTGAACGAGCAAGATCTGGACGAGCTGGTAGCGAAGTCGAACATGAGTTACGAGCAGGTCAGGGAGTGGTTTGCGGAGGTTGGCAGGAAGGTGGATATGGGCGCAGATCCTTTTGAAGATAACACGGGTAATGAGCAAGAAGAGGAGGAGTCAGAGGGGGAGAACGAGATGACGGTTGAAGAGCAAGGGCCCTCAGCCGCTGGTGATGATGATTGcgatgatgatgacgaggaTGATGAGGATACTGATGATAGTGATTCCTGGGAGCCCCCACAAAGCGTTAGAAAAACCTTGTCAGGGTCTGAGGAACACTGA